In a genomic window of Phaenicophaeus curvirostris isolate KB17595 chromosome Z, BPBGC_Pcur_1.0, whole genome shotgun sequence:
- the LMNB1 gene encoding lamin-B1 isoform X2, with protein MATAIGDKKSLEAEVEDLKDQIAQLEASLAAAKDQLANETLLKVDLENRCQSLIEDLEFRKNMYEEEINETRRKHETRLVEVDSGRQIEYEHKLAQALREIREQHDAQVKLYKEELEQTYHAKLENARLSSEMSNSAANSIREELNESRIRIDNLSSHLASLQKESRAWQDRVQELEDSLAKERENCCKILSEKEKEMAEIRNQMQEQLSDYEQLLDVKLALDMEINAYRKLLEGEEERLKLSPSPSSRVTVSRASSSRSVRTTRGKRKRIDVEESEASSSVSISHSASATGNVSIEEIDVDGKFIRLKNTSDQDQPMGGWEMIRKIGDTSASYRYTSRYILKAGQTVTIWAANAGVTASPPTDLIWKNQNSWGTGEDVKVVLKNSQGEEVAQRSTVFKTTIFEGEEEEVEEEAADAAEEELYHQQAGPRTSNRSCVIM; from the exons ATGGCCACAGCCATCGGTGATAAGAAAAGTCTCGAGGCAGAAGTTGAGGATTTAAAAGATCAAATTGCACAG ctTGAAGCTTCTTTAGCTGCTGCCAAGGATCAGCTTGCAAATGAAACTTTACTGAAGGTGGATCTGGAAAACCGTTGTCAGAGTCTCATTGAGGACTTGGAATTCCGTAAAAATATGTACGAGGAG GAAATCAATGAAACAAGAAGGAAACATGAAACTCGCTTAGTTGAGGTTGATTCTGGGCGTCAGATTGAATATGAGCATAAGCTGGCCCAAGCCCTTCGTGAAATAAGAGAACAGCATGATGCACAAGTGAAGCTATACAAAGAAGAGCTTGAACAGACTTACCATGCTAAA CTTGAGAACGCTAGACTGTCCTCAGAGATGAGCAATTCTGCAGCCAACTCAATCAGAGAAGAACTGAATGAAAGTCGCATACGGATTGATAATTTGTCTTCCCATCTCGCCAGCCTTCAGAAAGAG TCTAGAGCATGGCAGGATAGAGTGCAAGAGCTTGAGGACAGCTTGGCCAAGGAGCGTGAAAACTGTTGCAAAATACTGTccgagaaggagaaggaaatggcAGAGATAAGAAATCAAATGCAAGAGCAGCTGAGTGACTATGAACAACTTCTGGATGTTAAACTGGCACTTGATATGGAAATCAATGCATACCGGAAATTGCTGGAGGGTGAAGAAGAGAG GCTGAAACTTTCTCCAAGCCCATCTTCCCGAGTGACAGTTTCACGGGCTTCATCGAGCCGTAGTGTGCGTACAACcagggggaagaggaagagaatcGATGTGGAGGAGTCTGAAGCTAGCAGTAGCGTTAGCATTTCCCACTCAGCTTCTGCTACTGGAAATGTCTCTATTGAGGAGATAGATGTTGATGGAAAATTCATCCGCTTGAAGAACACCTCTGATCAG GATCAACCAATGGGAGGTTGGGAGATGATCCGAAAAATAGGAGACACTTCTGCCAGTTACAGATATACCTCAAGATATATACTAAAAGCAGGCCAAACTGTTACA ATCTGGGCTGCAAATGCCGGAGTGACTGCTAGCCCTCCCACTGACCTCATCTGGAAGAACCAGAATTCTTGGGGCACTGGTGAAGATGTGAAAGTTGTACTGAAAAATTCTCAGGGAGAG GAGGTTGCTCAAAGAAGCACTGTCTTTAAAACAACTATAtttgaaggagaagaggaggaagtagaggaagaagcagctgacGCTGCGGAAGAAGAGCTTTACCACCAGCAG
- the LMNB1 gene encoding lamin-B1 isoform X1, with translation MAATTPLSARSRGSAAAALSPTRISRLQEKEELRQLNDRLAVYIDKVRSLETENSALQLQVTEREEVRGREVTGLKAMYEAELADARQALDDTARERAKLQIELGKIRAEYEQLLGSYAKKESDLHGAQVKLREFEAALNAKEAAMATAIGDKKSLEAEVEDLKDQIAQLEASLAAAKDQLANETLLKVDLENRCQSLIEDLEFRKNMYEEEINETRRKHETRLVEVDSGRQIEYEHKLAQALREIREQHDAQVKLYKEELEQTYHAKLENARLSSEMSNSAANSIREELNESRIRIDNLSSHLASLQKESRAWQDRVQELEDSLAKERENCCKILSEKEKEMAEIRNQMQEQLSDYEQLLDVKLALDMEINAYRKLLEGEEERLKLSPSPSSRVTVSRASSSRSVRTTRGKRKRIDVEESEASSSVSISHSASATGNVSIEEIDVDGKFIRLKNTSDQDQPMGGWEMIRKIGDTSASYRYTSRYILKAGQTVTIWAANAGVTASPPTDLIWKNQNSWGTGEDVKVVLKNSQGEEVAQRSTVFKTTIFEGEEEEVEEEAADAAEEELYHQQAGPRTSNRSCVIM, from the exons aTGGCGGCCACGACGCCGCTGAGCGCGCGGAGCCGGGGCTCGGCCGCGGCGGCGCTGAGCCCCACGCGCATCTCCCggctgcaggagaaggaggagctgaGGCAGCTGAACGACCGCCTGGCCGTCTACATCGACAAGGTGCGGAGCCTGGAGACGGAGAACAGcgccctgcagctgcaggtcaCCGAGCGGGAGGAGGTGCGCGGCCGCGAGGTCACCGGCCTGAAGGCGATGTACGAGGCCGAGCTGGCCGACGCCCGCCAGGCGCTGGACGACACGGCGCGGGAACGGGCCAAGCTGCAGATCGAGCTGGGCAAGATCCGCGCCGAGTACGAGCAGCTGCTGGGCAG CTATGCAAAAAAGGAGTCTGATCTTCACGGAGCCCAAGTTAAACTCAGAGAATTTGAAGCAGCCCTCAATGCTAAGGAAGCTGCAATGGCCACAGCCATCGGTGATAAGAAAAGTCTCGAGGCAGAAGTTGAGGATTTAAAAGATCAAATTGCACAG ctTGAAGCTTCTTTAGCTGCTGCCAAGGATCAGCTTGCAAATGAAACTTTACTGAAGGTGGATCTGGAAAACCGTTGTCAGAGTCTCATTGAGGACTTGGAATTCCGTAAAAATATGTACGAGGAG GAAATCAATGAAACAAGAAGGAAACATGAAACTCGCTTAGTTGAGGTTGATTCTGGGCGTCAGATTGAATATGAGCATAAGCTGGCCCAAGCCCTTCGTGAAATAAGAGAACAGCATGATGCACAAGTGAAGCTATACAAAGAAGAGCTTGAACAGACTTACCATGCTAAA CTTGAGAACGCTAGACTGTCCTCAGAGATGAGCAATTCTGCAGCCAACTCAATCAGAGAAGAACTGAATGAAAGTCGCATACGGATTGATAATTTGTCTTCCCATCTCGCCAGCCTTCAGAAAGAG TCTAGAGCATGGCAGGATAGAGTGCAAGAGCTTGAGGACAGCTTGGCCAAGGAGCGTGAAAACTGTTGCAAAATACTGTccgagaaggagaaggaaatggcAGAGATAAGAAATCAAATGCAAGAGCAGCTGAGTGACTATGAACAACTTCTGGATGTTAAACTGGCACTTGATATGGAAATCAATGCATACCGGAAATTGCTGGAGGGTGAAGAAGAGAG GCTGAAACTTTCTCCAAGCCCATCTTCCCGAGTGACAGTTTCACGGGCTTCATCGAGCCGTAGTGTGCGTACAACcagggggaagaggaagagaatcGATGTGGAGGAGTCTGAAGCTAGCAGTAGCGTTAGCATTTCCCACTCAGCTTCTGCTACTGGAAATGTCTCTATTGAGGAGATAGATGTTGATGGAAAATTCATCCGCTTGAAGAACACCTCTGATCAG GATCAACCAATGGGAGGTTGGGAGATGATCCGAAAAATAGGAGACACTTCTGCCAGTTACAGATATACCTCAAGATATATACTAAAAGCAGGCCAAACTGTTACA ATCTGGGCTGCAAATGCCGGAGTGACTGCTAGCCCTCCCACTGACCTCATCTGGAAGAACCAGAATTCTTGGGGCACTGGTGAAGATGTGAAAGTTGTACTGAAAAATTCTCAGGGAGAG GAGGTTGCTCAAAGAAGCACTGTCTTTAAAACAACTATAtttgaaggagaagaggaggaagtagaggaagaagcagctgacGCTGCGGAAGAAGAGCTTTACCACCAGCAG